TGAGCCTGCAAAAAAAACCTGTTTTTGCAGTCCAAGGTGCGTTTTATGTCTTATGATTTGCTTGTCGCCGTATTTCCATTCGAAGGCATCTGCAATCTCCAGCACTTCAGGTCTCCGCGTCCCTCCGAAGTCAATAGAGATAATGAGAGTAACATTGTCGGGATAGACTCCCGATGATATCGGCCGTAGAGGGCGGCTTAAGGCTTCAGGACGATTGTAGGCTGTAATAACAACAGCAGATCTCAAACGGTAAGCGCCTCCACCGCTGCGACCGGCCTCTCAACTCGTGCTTTCCGTTTCTTCCGCGCGGAGATATCGTGTCCTCAGCTTTGAGTACTGCAGAATATTTAAACTTATCGGAAAAGTGAGGAAGGCTCATTGGAGCTAATATTATTCAGAAGTCAGAGGAAGATATATCAGTGAGATTTTCTTCCTTTGATTCTTACCTGCGGAGAGGGAGGGATTCGAACCCTCGATACCAGTTTACCCAGTATGACGGTTTAGCAAACCGTTGCCTTCAGCCACTCGGCCACCTCTCCATGTTGAAGAAGAAAATCAAAGTTCAAAGAACAATCAGCATAAGATAGGCAAACCCTTGCCTCCATCCTGGATTTGCCGGAACATTGCCGCAAAATCGGCAGATGGATTTCAAATAACCGTTGAAAATATAATTGATTAATTGCTTCATTTCCAAAGCTGCCGTTGAGGAATTTTTCGTGATTGAATTTGGCGGATTTTTGACCTAAATTACCGTCTAATTTTTTGGAGGTAAAATGTTAGCTGTTGTTGAAATAGCAGGAAAACAATTCAAGATTGCCGAAGACGTGACCGTGAAAGTCCCGAGGCTTGATGCAAAGGTCGGAGACAAAATAAAATTTGATAAGGTGCTCCTCGTCGAAGGTGAGAAGGCAAAATCAGTCGGCAGCTCGTACGTGAAGGGCGCGCTTGTCGAGGCAACGATAATCGACCATGACAGAGACGACAAAATCATAGTCTTCCGTAAGAAGCGCCGAAAGAATTTCAAAGTTAAAAAAGGTCATCGGCAGGAATATACGACCATCCATATAGACAGCATAACACAATCTCGTTGAAGGGATCTAAGATAGGAGTTTTATCATGGCACATAAAAAAGGCGGCGGCAGTTCTCGGAACGGCCGCAACAGCAATGCCCAGCGACTGGGAGTAAAAACGTTCGGCGGAGAGAAAATTACCGCGGGAAGCATCATCGTGCGCCAGCGCGGTACCAAAATCCTTCCCGGTGAAAATGTCGGAGTAGGAAAAGACGATAGCCTTTTTGCTTTGAGCGACGGAGTTGTAAAGTTTGAGACTTATAGAAGAGTCCGCAAGATGGTTAGCGTTATTCCTGAGATCGCGCACAAGAACTGAAACGTCGATCTTGTGAAGGCTCCACTTCGACAAGGTTCTCATCGTAAAATCGAAAGGAACTCGCAATGAAAATTACGGTTGTGGGGGCGGGCAATGTGGGGGCTACGGTCGCACAGCGATTGGTTGACCGTGAGCTTGCAAATGAAGTCGTCTTAGTCGATGTGGTGGAGGGATTACCGCAGGGAAAAGGACTCGATATGCTTGAGTCTTCGCCCGTACTTGGAAGCGATGTCAAAGTTGTTGGGGCAAATTCCTATGACGAAACCGCCAACAGCGACATAGTCGTGATAACTGCAGGGATCGCCAGAAAACCAGGCATGAGTCGCGATGATCTTCTCGCCACTAACGCCGGTATTTTGAAATCCGTAACCGGACAAGTTGCAGGGCGTTCTCCCAAAAGCATAATCATTGTCGTCTCGAACCCTTTGGACGTGATGGCTTATGTAGCCTTAAAAGTCAGCGGCTTCGATAGAACTCGTGTGATCGGCATGGCGGGTGTGCTGGACACGGCAAGATTTAGAACGTTCATAGCTTCGGAATTGAGCGTGTCAGTTGAAGATGTGCAGGCATTCGTCCTCGGAGGTCATGGCGACTCCATGGTTCCGCTCGTGCGGTACACTTCGGTTGCCGGAATTCCTCTGAGTGAACTTATGACTGCGGATAAGATTGAAAAGCTTGTCAAACGAACGCGAGATGGAGGTGCAGAGATAGTCTCTCTGCTTAAGACTGGAAGTGCGTATTATGCTCCTTCGGCATCAGTAGTACAGATGGTTGAGGCTATTGTTAAAGACAAGAAGAGAATCTTACCGGCCTCCGTTTATCTGAAAGGCGAGTACGGTATGAGCGACGTGGTTATCGGAGTTCCGGTCAAACTCGGAAGGAACGGAATGGAACAGGTTATCGAAATAAAACTGACCGCTTCCGAGAAGATGGAGCTTGAGAAATCCGCTGACGATGTCAAGGTAAACATGTTAAAGGTAAAATTCGACTGAACAAGACCGGCAGGCATCGGCAAGGAAAACCATCAACCTGTCATAACTTCTTTTATTTTGTTTTTCCTAATTTCAGTTTCATAATTGTCCTTGTCCCTTTCGGAGTGAATTCAAACTTCACTTTGTCCATGAGTGACTTCATGATATGGATCCCCCGCCCGCTTGGCTTCATCAAATTTTCGGGTAATAGCGGGTCAGGAACGTTTGTTGGATTGAATCCCCGCCCCTCGTCCTGAACCTCCACAGTTATTTCGCGCTCATCGTAATTTACATCTAGCAGCACCTTCTTTTTGGGATCATTTTTATTTCCATGTACCACAGCATTGCTGACAGCTTCGCTTGCCGCGACCAAGAGGTTATGTTCCTGTGAGGCGGTTATATTAATCCTGTCGAGGACAGACTTCAGTTTATGTTCAGCGAATTTGACGGCCGAGTGTCTGCTGCTGACGACTATATGTTCATGTAGTACACGTGTCATAGAACGTATCTTGCGCTCAACTCGAAATTAGGATACACAACCGGACTTTGCAATGATTGCCAAAAAACCTGGTACCAGCCTGACAGTATCAATTGAAGATGGGACATGTTTAATGATAGGTAGGTTGTCGGACCTGAATTAGTCTGCTGCGAGGCGAAGCTTCTAGACGCTGCCGTGGTATAATTGTATTGGGTCAACGCTAGATATTTATATCCGATGCCGCAGCGATAAAGTTCGGAGTTATAAAAAAGCGATATCCAGATAGTTCGATCGACGAAATAGTTCAGAGGATATTCCGAAAAACTTGACCAATAGAGTTCGCCTCTCGTGTAAAGTTTTAAATCGCCGAAGAAGAGAACTGTTAGTTTGGAAGTCAAATCCAGCGCTGTCGAATCCCGGAATGAAGCTTGACGAAACGAATAGGAATGTACCTGAGAAAAGGCTTCATAGTCGTATACCGTGTAGTTTGCGAGGACTTCAAACTTGTTGTAGGAACGGATTTGCGAATTTGAAAAAGTGATCGTAGGGAAGAGTCGATAAATAAAATTCCTGTTATTGTTCGCGCTTCGCTGCGACTCAATGTAGACGATGTGGATCAGGTCCGCTTCCAATCCCAGTGCCGCCTGAAAAAAGGGATTGAAGTCGCGGCTGAGGATCAACGCAAGCGTATTGGTAAGTTCATCACGGTCGTCGTAATTCAGGATGCTAGGAGTATCATAATGCAGGATGGAGGCTAATCCCGTCATGCCCAGTGAGGTGTTTCCAAAATGCAAGTGAATTTCTCCCGCGAGTGTGTTCCTTGTCCCGATATTATTCAGTTGAGATTGCTGCTGGATTTGCTGCTGGGTGAAAGAATTGAGTGTATCATAATTGATCACTGTGTGGGTTTCATTTCTCTCGGAATGTGCCATGGTGGCAGATAGTGTATCGTCATCCACCTCTGTCGTTAATTGACCGCTCAAATCGAAATCTAATACCTTTATTCCGGTATCATACAAGTTAAGTGCAGGATTCGTTGAGTTGTTGTTTAGTTTGTAGCGGCTAGTAAAGTCGATTTGTCTTTGGCCGACGCTTCCATGGGTGGTCAGTTGAAAAAAGAGAACCGGCACAACGATACCGGCGGAGAATAAGCTCTGATTTTCCGATCTGTCCTGGATATTGTTGGTGACTCCATAAATCGGCTGTAAGGCGGAATCAGAAAAATAAAAATCTCTCAATTGAGAACTGTATAGCCCGTTGAAATTTATCGATGACCCTTGTGAAAAAAACTGGGAATAGTTGACGCCTGCAGCCCTGTCGTAATTTCTTCGCGGGAAGATCTGTTCACCTTGAATAGAAATTGACGGAAAGAGTCTGCTATCTTTTAGCGGCGAGAAAACTGTCGCACCGTGGAATATATAACTCAGCCCGCTGTTGTCAACACCTGCCTGCCGGTCCCACTTGTTGCCCAGTTCTCCGAGAAGCGTGTCGGAAAATATTGAGTAAGTAAGTCCACCCAATACTGATGACGCACCGACGGAATTCAATCCTATCTGCCGGTTATCACTGACGAAATTAGATTGGATTGTGCCTATGCCGTAAATGTCCTGAAATATTTCCCGTTTCAATCCTGCGCCGAAGTTTTGTTCATCCCTGATCAAATTTTCGGAGCCTTTTATCAAGACGGAATGAAAATTTTCATTTATCCCGATACTTCCGAATTTCGTATCATGGTTCGCCGAAGCGATTCCATACCAGTCTGATGTATTTAGATTCTGATCGAACGCCGTCAACGCAACGTCGCTGTCGGCAACAGCACCCTGAAATTGCGCCATCCCTTTTGAGCTTAAAATAAACAAGGCCGGGATAAGAAAGCTAAATGTTATTCTCGAAGAAAGCATCTACGAGATGATTTTGTGAGTCGACATGTTCCATGAAAACGTCTTCCAGGTAGCCGCGCTTGCCAATGAAATCGTTGCTCGAGTATTCCCCGACAATTTGTCCTTTGTCTATGAAATAAACTTTGTCGCAGACACTCTCTACTATGTCGAGCAGGTGCGAGCTGTAGAACACTGTGCCGCCGTGTGAGGTGAACGATTTGATCAGCCGCTTTAATGCAACCACAGCTTGAACGTCCAATCCGTCAGTTGGTTCGTCGAGAACCAGGACTTTCGGATTGAACATGAGAGCAAGGCTGATGACGATTTTTTGTTTGGTGCCTTTTGAAAGGCCCTGAATGGGTTTCTTAAGATATTCCCGGAACGAGAGTATTTGTGACAATACTTCAAGTCTCTTAATGGCTTCTTTCTTGTCGAACTTTCGTAAGAGGGATGCCATGGTGATCGTCTCGGCCGGGGTCATTGATTCGTAAAGCTTTGCCGATTCCGGGACGTAGCCGATACCCGATTTGTGGTTCCTGATTACATGGTGCGGATCATGAGTTCCTAGAGCAGAGATGGGTGGTCCTGATTTCCAAGCCACCTTGATTTCGCCGCGGTCGGGCTTCTCGAGCCCGACTATGATCCTGGCCGTCGTTGTCTTCCCGGCGCCGTTTGGTCCGATGTAACCGCATGCGGTGCCGTCGTCGATACGAAATGAAATTGAATCGACTGCAACACTGAATCCGTATTTCTTACTTACCGTTTTGAATTCTATCATTGAGTCAAAGAAAAGCTGTAGATGTTGCTTACGGAATTCGGGGTATTTTGATCAACCGTTGTCGCGCCGACATGCCAAAAATATAATTCATTAGGAGTTAACGATGAACCCGGTAATGTAAAAGAATTTTGATCGGGGGCTAGTGCAGTGGTATAAATGTCGCCTCCACTGAGAGATGTTGAGATATAAAGAATATACCCGCTGGCGCCTGTAACGTTGGTGAATGTGAAGACCAGATCGTTTTGAGCATTGATAGCGGACTCGTCTTCGGGTGAAATAAGCAGGGGCCGTGCCAATATTTGATCGCCCGCAGCTGACGAAGGCAGACTTCTCCAGTGAGCAAAGTCGAATGCAACTATCCTGTAAAAATAGTTTTTGTCAACATCGAGGTTCAAAGTGTCGCGAAACGCGTTTGTATTCGCTATCGCCGCGAGGTTGGAAAATGATAACGTGTCCGGCTGAAAGTCCGCAGAAGTATCCCTGTAGATTTCATATCCTCCGAGGTCGCCTTCAGTATTTGCCGACCAGATCACGGTCACGTATTTCCCGGAGTTGTCATTATGCCCTTGGACGTTCAGACCGGTCGGCATGTTAGGCGGATAAACGTTGATCGGTTTTGCTGAAACAACGTTGCTGGGGGTGCTTTCACTGTCGTTGAGATAAACCGCGGTTACTTGAAAATAATAAGTTGAGTCGTAGCTTAGACTGTCGATGAAGAAATAGTTGTTTGACGTCTCTAATATGAAATGAAGTCTTTTGGTATTCGTCCCGAAGTAGATGTTGTAATAGGAAAAGCCCACGGCGGAAACTGGCTGCCAATAGATCAGTATGGATGCATCTTCTGCCCCTACAACCAATAAATCAGTCGGTGGGACAACTATGAAGTTGTCGTTTGCCGTCGGGATTGAAGAAAGTTTTTGGCATCCGGAGAAAATGGAGACAAAGACAAAGAGAAAAACAACATACTTCGCCTTGACGATAGCATTCATTATTCGAAAAGCTCGAGCGAATCGCCCCTCTTCGGAGCACAGATATTTTTGTAACCCGCCTGAATCAGAGATTGTGAGAGGGCGTTTTGCCCCTCGACTTCTCCATGCACCAGAAAAATATTCTGAAGCTTTCTGTTGTCAAAATTTTTAGCGAAGTTCATAAGGTCGTTGTGATCCGCATGAGCGGAGAAAGAATGCATTTCGACCACTTCCGCTTTTAATTGATGTTCTTCTCCGAAAATTTTCAACACGGGTTGATGTTCGATAATCCTTCTTCCCAACGTATTTTCCGCCTGGTAGCCTACAATCATGATCGTGTTGTTCGGATTGCCGACATTGTTTGCCAGATGATGAAGTATCCTACCGCTTTCGCACATTCCCGACGCCGAAATAATGACAATCGGTTCGTTGATGTCATTCAGTTTTTTCGAGTCTTCGACCGTACGAATGTAGTTTATGTACTCGAAGCCGAACGGATCTTCATGGTTTATCACCATTTTGAAAATGTCTTTATTGAAACATTCGGGATGCAATCGGAAAACTTCCGTTGCATTGACCGAGAGCGGGCTGTCGACGAAAACAGGGATTCGAGGAAGCGTTTTGTTTTCGAACAAGCGATGAAGCGTATAGGTTATTTCTTGAGTTCGTTCCACGCTGAAAGCTGGTATGATGACTTTCCCACTGCGCTTTACGGTCCGCAGTATAACCTCGGCGAGCTTGCCTTCCATTCCTTCGATAGGGTCGTGGAGTTTGCCGCCATAAGTGCTTTCCATTGCTAGGACGTCAGCATCGCGCACGACCTCGGGGTCCTTAAGAATCGGCAGACCATGGCGTCCGAGATCTCCTGTGAATAAAAATGTTTTTCCGTCGCCGTTACTGCCGATTCGAAGTTGCACCATTCCGCTCCCGAGAATATGGCCGGCATCGAGAAATGTGAGCTTCACGCCGTCGGTCACGGCGGTTTCCCTGTGGTATGATACGGAAACAAAAAGAGGCATTACGGAGAGGGCGTCTTCCGTTGTATAAAGCGGTTCGACAGGCGGTTCGCGTCTTTCTGCAAGTTTCTTATTTAGAAATTCTGTGTCCTGTTCCTGAATTTTAGCACTGTCGGCGAGCATGATTCCAGCGAGGTCGCGGGTTGCCGGAGTTGCATAGATAGGTCCGGAAAACCCTTGTTTAACTAAGTTGGGAAGATTTCCGCTGTGATCGATATGAGCGTGAGAAAGAATGACCGCATCAATTTGTGCGGGATGGAAAAGGTCAAAGTTCTTGTTGATCCTTATGCTTTCCGCCCGCTTTCCCTGATAAAGGCCGCATTCGAGCAGGATTTTTTTCCCGTTTAATTCGAGAAGGTGCATAGAACCGGTGACGGTCTGAGCGGCGCCGATAAATTCCAATTTCATTTTAGAATCCGAATAAATTTAAACAAATATATTTTACTGTGTTCAGTGATTCAAGATTTGTCCTCGCGAAAGCGCGGCCAGGATGGAACGCGCATTCAAATTCCGGCGCAATTAGACAAGGTTTCAAATGCTTCATCGATAAAGAAATCATACTGCTTATGGACTGAACGGAGGAGATTAAAAAGGCGGAAGGGAAATGAAGATTCTTCCATGTCATCCCGTGTTCAAGAAAAAGAGCATCACCCCCGGGGGATAAAGACTTGCTTATTTCAAATACCTTTCTTTGATAACACCAATATGGTGGATTTCATGGCCGATCGTAGCTTTCAGAGCTTCCTCGACTGTTAGTTCAGATTTCCACACCGTTCCTCTTAACTGGAGTTGTTCAGGCGAGAATGAATTCATGAGGCTGATTGTAGCTTGTCTTACGTTCTGAAAATCTTCCAAAACATCTATGTAATTCAACTCGTTGAACCTGCTGTTATTGACAAATAATTCCTGATCATAACCAGGCAGCGGAGTCGTATCTCTTCTGGAGATTCTCAGAGTCCGGTACGTCATGATCCTTTCATGATCTGTCATGTGTCCCACGATCTGCTTTATGCTCCATTTTCCCGGAGCATATCTGTGTTCTGCCTGAGCCGGAGTGACAGAAGATAAGAGCTTGAGATTTTCCTGTGAGAGGAAAAGCTGCTTATAATCTGCGGTACCGACCAGTGAGATATAGTACGGAAATCCTGAAGATACGTCGAGAATCATGGTATGATGAATATAATAAGGAGAAAAGCCCTAAACCAAGCTCAATCTGGAAACAAGATGTTAAAAAAGTATCATGACGTCGACATTGCTCGGATGTCGCGGACACTTGGAAAATTCCCGCCGGCACCACGGTTCGTTGATTATCAGCATTTTTTTTGGTACTTTTAACAAACAAATCGTGAAATGAAATGACAAGACCCCTCAATGTTTTATTCCTTTCCTCGGAGGTATTTCCTTTTGCAAAAACCGGAGGACTCGCCGATGTTGCCAGTGCGCTTCCGCAGGCTTTGAAAGAAATCGGAAACGACATCAGGCTCGCGATTCCACGATATGGATTTGTCAACGAAAGGAAATTCCGCATTCATGAAATAATCCGGTTAAAGAATATCGATATACCGATAGGGAAAAAAATTGCGAAGTTGGACGTCAAGTCGTCGTTTCTGGTCGGAGAACGAATAAAAGTCCAAATTTATTTTATCGACAACTCGGACTTTTACGGCAGGCCGGGAATCTATCAGGATCCGAGAGCGAAGAAGGATTACCACGATAACGATGAAAGATTTATTTTTTATTCGCGGAGCGTTTTTGAAATATTGAAGCGGCTGGGATGGGCACCGGACATAATTCATTGCAATGACTGGCAAAGCGGACTTGTGCCTGCATACTTGAAAAAGGTCTATGGCAAAGATCCGTTTTTCAAAAAGATCAGAACTCTATTCACGATTCATAACGTCGCTTATCAGGGCAACTTTCCCAAAGAGACATTCCAAAAAACAGGCTTGCCCGCGGACGTGTTCACCGCCGAGGGAGCGGAGTTTTACGGACAGCTCAGTTTTATGAAAGCAGGTATCGTTTATTCGGATTATATTACGACCGTGAGTGAAACATACAGTGAGGAGATTTCTGACGGGCAGGAGTACGGCTGCGGAATGGAAGGAATCCTGAAGAAAAGGAAAAAAGTCTTCACCGGGATTGTGAATGGGATCGACTATGCCATCTGGAATCCTGATACCGACAAATACATCCCGTTCAAGTACAGTGTTAAAACTCTCGACGCAAAGGTCGAAAACAAGAAATATCTATTGAAGCGTTTTAACATGAAATTTGACCCTAAAGCACCGCTCATCGGAATGGTGACGCGTCTCGTCGAACAGAAAGGGATCGATCTTTTGATCGAGGGGTTCCCTGAACTTATGAAAATGAATTTGCACTTTGTCCTTCTGGGAGCGGGCGAGAAGGAATATCATTCCAAATTAGAATCGCTGGTAAAAAAATATCCTGAAAAATTCGCCCTCGAGCTCAAATACGATGACGAGATGTCGCATCTGATCGAGGGAGCTGCCGATATATTTCTTATGCCCAGCAGATTCGAACCGTGCGGATTGAACCAGCTGTACAGCTTGAAATACGGCACAATTCCGGTTGTAAGAAGGACTGGAGGACTTGCCGATACGGTCAGCGAAGTGAATCTGCAGAAGGGAACCGGAACCGGCTTCTTCTTTGACAAGTACAAAGCAAGCGAGATGGTCAAGGCGGTTGCAAGAGCGATTGGGGTGTTCAGTGACGGAAAGAATTGGCAAAAGCTCATGCGAAACGCCATGGTCGAGGATTTCTCGTGGGAAAATTCTGCAAAACTCTACACAGAGCTTTACAATAAAATCTTAGAGAAGTGACGCGAGCAATCTTTATCGATCGCGACGGAAAGATTAATATCGACAAGGATCGCCTCACCGGTTCTGATCAAGTCGAATTCATACAAAATTCACCCGAAGCAATTTCTTCAGCTAATAATCTCGGATTGAAAGTCGTAGTAATCTCAAACCAGTCCGGAGTTGCCCGCGGTCTTGTGACGACCGGGCAAGTTGACCTCGATTTGTCTTCATCTTTTGTGGTAGGGGATAAATGGAGCAACGTAAAATACGGTGATAATGCAGCAGCAATAACCTCACTCGTCATGACCGGCTACGGCAAAACAGATTGCCAGCGGTGCATTGACGACCGAATCAAAATAGATTATCTTGCTGAAAGCCTTTACGATTTTGTCACTAATTTTGTCAAGAAAAAAATTGAAAAGAATAATTGAATTTTCTCTAGTAGCATGTGCCTTCGCATTGTGGATAGCTGGTTGCACAAACAGGTTTAACCAAACAGGATCGTGGCTTGTTACTAGCGACACCACGGTGACTCCGCATTTTTATGATTCAGATTCGCTGAGAGCAAAAGTGACCACGTCGGAAGTTAACCAGGGGTTGGCCAACGGCTCCGGTCTCTTTGACACTGTGCTATGCCTGGGTAAGGTTCCATGGTCAGAAGCGGATATGCTGTTGAATTTTGTTCTGCCTGATTCTATCTACAATGCGACCACTATCATGTCGGCGCAGGTAATATTGCGGCGCACCGCTTATGTTTTACAGGCGAACGGATCTAATGTGAACGCTTATGATGTCCACAATTTACAGTTTGAAGGCTATGCATTCGATACGTCATGGAACTCTGCCACATTTACCTGGGACAGCGTTGCACTTTTGCAGAGTGAAGGGAAGATTGAAAGCGCAAACATAGTTCTTACGTCGGCATCGTTTGTTAATGATTCGGATGTCGTGATTCAAATCGACACGGGTCTGGTAAGGCGCTGGGTGAAAGCGACTCAAGATAGTAATTTTACCAATGATGGTTTCATAATAAAACCAGCCAACACATCGGGCGTAGTATCAGTGTATTCATCCGCATACTCCGGTACCGGATATGAGCCTACGATTGAAATCTACTGCGTTATCAACGGAGTATCTGATACCGTCACTTCCACCACAAGCGCTTCGACCTACGTGGCGAACACTTCGATTTCTTCTCCCTCACAGACATTCGCAGTGCAAAGTGGTACAGGGCTTCACGGAAACATCGTTTTCGATCTGAGCCGTATTCCGAATTACTCCGTCGTGAACTTCGCACAGCTTACGTTATATACTAATTCTTCAGATACTCTTTATTCCGGTCAGTCGTCGGACTCTCTCTGGGCATATTATCAGACAGACCCGTCTACGCACGCTCTTAGTCTCGCCGGCGCTGCAGTCAGCACGCGTGACAGTGTTGTCAGGAATAAGTACACATTTCCCGTAGCATTGATAGTTCAGCAGATGCTTAGCAACCAAGGAAACTATGGTTATGGATTCATGATTACTCGATATGACGATTATAACAGTATCGATTCACGCTTCATCTATAACGAGAATGCCCCTGATTCTTTGAAGCCGAGACTTTCTATAATCTATGCACCGGCGGTAAGGAAAAAATGAAACGAAAATCAATTTTATTACTATTCCAGCGGTCCATTATCAGGGCCGCCCTTCTTGTGTTGCTGTTCTGCACCTCGAACGTTTGTGCGCAGGATGGAACACCGCTTGCGGCAAAAGGGATCGGCGCGTTCACGAGTTTCGGAAGCAGCTGGTCTGCAGGAATGGGCAATTCAGGCATCGCACTGACCGGAAACGGGTTCCTAAGTTGCTACAATCCTGCAACATGGTCCGGATTACAGAACGTGCAATTCACAGTGTCTTATGACTTTTCCGGTCTGACTTCCAGGGATGATTCAACTTCTTTGTCTTCGTACTATGCGAACGGAAATTTCGGCGGAGGAATTTTTGCTCTGCCGATCGATGCAAACCTTGGCATGACCGTAGCGGCCGGTTTTACTCCGCTTACATCCTACAATTTTTCGATCAACAGTTCGTTTGACTCTAATTATGTTCCCACTGTCCCCTCATACGCTTACAAGTCTTCAGGTTCCGGCGGATTGGGCGAAGGCTTTGTGGGGATGAGCTTCTCACCGTTCCACGATGTAAATCTAGGTGGGATGTTCCAGTATGCATTTGGCAGGATAGAAAATACGACCACCGTGGATTTCAACAATTCATCATATACAAATACGTACTCCGACTACAGCTCATACATGCAAGGTTCAAGCGGAACGATAGGAATTGTCCTGGACAGCCTCGATAAGCTGGTACAGACGGATTTCTTGAAAGGCGTTTCTCTCGGAGGATTTTATAAATTCGCTTATAATCTCAGGGGAACCTCTGTCCTGGAAAATCTTTATGAGGATACTCTTTATTCTCCGTTTTCGCAGGGTGCAAGAGGGTATATACCCCCCGAATTTGGAATCGGAATTTCAAAATCATTCAGCAACCGTGTTAGGGCAATGCTTGATATCAGGACGCAGTCATTTTCAAAATATTATGACACGTATACTCCGGCTGGCTCGTTAAAAGACGCCCTTTTTATTGGAGGGGGTGTGGAGATTCTTCAAGGACGGGAGTTCAGTTCGCTTTTCGATAAGAGAATCCTGCGTGCGGGGCTTTATTATCAAAAGACTCAATTTGTTGTGCGAACTAAATCCGGACAGGATAAGCAAATGGATGAATTTTTCTTGACTGCCGGCGTTGAGGT
This sequence is a window from Candidatus Acidiferrales bacterium. Protein-coding genes within it:
- the mdh gene encoding malate dehydrogenase, with translation MKITVVGAGNVGATVAQRLVDRELANEVVLVDVVEGLPQGKGLDMLESSPVLGSDVKVVGANSYDETANSDIVVITAGIARKPGMSRDDLLATNAGILKSVTGQVAGRSPKSIIIVVSNPLDVMAYVALKVSGFDRTRVIGMAGVLDTARFRTFIASELSVSVEDVQAFVLGGHGDSMVPLVRYTSVAGIPLSELMTADKIEKLVKRTRDGGAEIVSLLKTGSAYYAPSASVVQMVEAIVKDKKRILPASVYLKGEYGMSDVVIGVPVKLGRNGMEQVIEIKLTASEKMELEKSADDVKVNMLKVKFD
- a CDS encoding ATP-binding protein, coding for MTRVLHEHIVVSSRHSAVKFAEHKLKSVLDRINITASQEHNLLVAASEAVSNAVVHGNKNDPKKKVLLDVNYDEREITVEVQDEGRGFNPTNVPDPLLPENLMKPSGRGIHIMKSLMDKVKFEFTPKGTRTIMKLKLGKTK
- a CDS encoding DinB family protein; translation: MILDVSSGFPYYISLVGTADYKQLFLSQENLKLLSSVTPAQAEHRYAPGKWSIKQIVGHMTDHERIMTYRTLRISRRDTTPLPGYDQELFVNNSRFNELNYIDVLEDFQNVRQATISLMNSFSPEQLQLRGTVWKSELTVEEALKATIGHEIHHIGVIKERYLK
- a CDS encoding ABC transporter ATP-binding protein translates to MIEFKTVSKKYGFSVAVDSISFRIDDGTACGYIGPNGAGKTTTARIIVGLEKPDRGEIKVAWKSGPPISALGTHDPHHVIRNHKSGIGYVPESAKLYESMTPAETITMASLLRKFDKKEAIKRLEVLSQILSFREYLKKPIQGLSKGTKQKIVISLALMFNPKVLVLDEPTDGLDVQAVVALKRLIKSFTSHGGTVFYSSHLLDIVESVCDKVYFIDKGQIVGEYSSNDFIGKRGYLEDVFMEHVDSQNHLVDAFFENNI
- the rpmA gene encoding 50S ribosomal protein L27, which encodes MAHKKGGGSSRNGRNSNAQRLGVKTFGGEKITAGSIIVRQRGTKILPGENVGVGKDDSLFALSDGVVKFETYRRVRKMVSVIPEIAHKN
- a CDS encoding MBL fold metallo-hydrolase — its product is MKLEFIGAAQTVTGSMHLLELNGKKILLECGLYQGKRAESIRINKNFDLFHPAQIDAVILSHAHIDHSGNLPNLVKQGFSGPIYATPATRDLAGIMLADSAKIQEQDTEFLNKKLAERREPPVEPLYTTEDALSVMPLFVSVSYHRETAVTDGVKLTFLDAGHILGSGMVQLRIGSNGDGKTFLFTGDLGRHGLPILKDPEVVRDADVLAMESTYGGKLHDPIEGMEGKLAEVILRTVKRSGKVIIPAFSVERTQEITYTLHRLFENKTLPRIPVFVDSPLSVNATEVFRLHPECFNKDIFKMVINHEDPFGFEYINYIRTVEDSKKLNDINEPIVIISASGMCESGRILHHLANNVGNPNNTIMIVGYQAENTLGRRIIEHQPVLKIFGEEHQLKAEVVEMHSFSAHADHNDLMNFAKNFDNRKLQNIFLVHGEVEGQNALSQSLIQAGYKNICAPKRGDSLELFE
- the glgA gene encoding glycogen synthase GlgA; this encodes MTRPLNVLFLSSEVFPFAKTGGLADVASALPQALKEIGNDIRLAIPRYGFVNERKFRIHEIIRLKNIDIPIGKKIAKLDVKSSFLVGERIKVQIYFIDNSDFYGRPGIYQDPRAKKDYHDNDERFIFYSRSVFEILKRLGWAPDIIHCNDWQSGLVPAYLKKVYGKDPFFKKIRTLFTIHNVAYQGNFPKETFQKTGLPADVFTAEGAEFYGQLSFMKAGIVYSDYITTVSETYSEEISDGQEYGCGMEGILKKRKKVFTGIVNGIDYAIWNPDTDKYIPFKYSVKTLDAKVENKKYLLKRFNMKFDPKAPLIGMVTRLVEQKGIDLLIEGFPELMKMNLHFVLLGAGEKEYHSKLESLVKKYPEKFALELKYDDEMSHLIEGAADIFLMPSRFEPCGLNQLYSLKYGTIPVVRRTGGLADTVSEVNLQKGTGTGFFFDKYKASEMVKAVARAIGVFSDGKNWQKLMRNAMVEDFSWENSAKLYTELYNKILEK
- a CDS encoding DNRLRE domain-containing protein produces the protein MKRIIEFSLVACAFALWIAGCTNRFNQTGSWLVTSDTTVTPHFYDSDSLRAKVTTSEVNQGLANGSGLFDTVLCLGKVPWSEADMLLNFVLPDSIYNATTIMSAQVILRRTAYVLQANGSNVNAYDVHNLQFEGYAFDTSWNSATFTWDSVALLQSEGKIESANIVLTSASFVNDSDVVIQIDTGLVRRWVKATQDSNFTNDGFIIKPANTSGVVSVYSSAYSGTGYEPTIEIYCVINGVSDTVTSTTSASTYVANTSISSPSQTFAVQSGTGLHGNIVFDLSRIPNYSVVNFAQLTLYTNSSDTLYSGQSSDSLWAYYQTDPSTHALSLAGAAVSTRDSVVRNKYTFPVALIVQQMLSNQGNYGYGFMITRYDDYNSIDSRFIYNENAPDSLKPRLSIIYAPAVRKK
- the rplU gene encoding 50S ribosomal protein L21, producing the protein MLAVVEIAGKQFKIAEDVTVKVPRLDAKVGDKIKFDKVLLVEGEKAKSVGSSYVKGALVEATIIDHDRDDKIIVFRKKRRKNFKVKKGHRQEYTTIHIDSITQSR